The Terriglobia bacterium sequence AGACGGACGAGAACCTGCTCATCGCCATCGGTCGCCAACTGGCAACCACCATAGAGAAAGTCCGCCTTTACGAAGAAACCTCGAAGGCTTATGAAGATCTCCGCCGCACCCAGGAGCAGCTCCTGCAGAGCGAAAAGATGTCCGCCGTCGGCCAGCTAATCTCCGGCGTGGCCCACGAACTGAACAATCCACTTACCGCCATCCTCGGCTACTCGCAATTGCTGGAGAGCGAACCTCTTCCCGAGAAGTCTTTGGATTTCGTCTCCAAGCTCTACAAGCAGGCGCAGAGAACTCATCGTGTTGTCCAGAATCTGCTCTCCTTCGCCCGCCAGCGAAAGCCCACAAAACAGACCGTGGATCTCCGCCGCGTGATCGACGAAACCCTCGCGCTACGCGATTACGATCTCAAGCTGAACAACATCGAGGTAGAGCGCAATTTCGAAAGCGATCTCCCCACCGTCGTAGCCGACCCGCACCAACTCGAACAGGTTTTTCTCAACGTCGTCAACAATGCCGTTGACGCGATTTTGGAGGTCAGCCGAGGCGGCAAACTCCAGGTTCATACCTATACGGAAGGCGACTATGTCTGTGCCGAGTTCCACGACTCCGGCCCGGGCATTAGGGAACCCAAGCGTGTCTTCGATCCATTTTTCACAACGAAGAAAATAGGCAAGGGAACTGGCCTTGGCCTCAGCATTTGCTACGGCATAACCAAGGAGCACGGTGGCGAGATTCTCGCCCTGAACCATCCTTCTGGCGGCGCTGTCTTCAGGGTTTTGCTCCCAATCGCGGAATCGAAAGAAGAAGGCCCGCGCGACCGCCGAGCCAAGCCCAGGGACCACGGAGTTCAGGGCCGCATTCTCGTTGTTGACGACGAAGACGCCATCCTCGAGTTCGAGCGTGAGGTGCTGAGCGGCGCCGGCGCGACTGTCGTGACTGCCAACACCGGTGAAGCCGCCATCGAAAGACTCCAACGAGAGAGCTTCGACGTCATTCTTCTCGACGGCAAGATGCCGGGCAGTTGGTCGGTCGCGGAGATCCACAACTGGTTGAGGGGACACCGTCCGGAAATGGCTGGCCGAATCGTGCTAACTCTCTCCGACGCCTCAGAAGAAGCAACCCGGGACTTCACCGATTCGCAATCCGTCCTGTGTCTCGTTAAGCCCTTTGAAGTTGGCGACTTACTCTCGATGGTTCGGCGCGTTACCAATCACCCGGCGAAGCGCGCTGGCGCCTGACCCCCAGCTTGCTAACCCTCGTAACTTTCCTTCCACCGGGCTCCGGCAAAATTTACTTTGTTCCGCCGCAAATTGGCATCGACATACCAACTTGCGGTATCGCCCGCGCCATACAGGAGCTACTCAGACGCCGCCTTGCAAGTACCCTGGGGAATGTACGTCAAAACCTTAGTCTCTAATCGGCCTTTTATCCCAATAACTTACGTAGGTTTGCCCTCATTCCTGTTCAATTTCCCTTTCGGGCGGAAGAGCGATTGCAACCGAAACTATCGGTGTGGATGTGGGGTTCTTACTTCCATTCAGTTCTTGCGCGCCACACCGTTAGATTACAGAAGCGAATTCCAGGTTCAGCAGGGGGCATACAAAATGACGGATGGCATTCAGGCAAAAATTCTCGGGATCGTGACCGGTACAAAGCAGGCCGCGAAGCGCGAGCAGTATCAGAAAATACACGAGGTAAATCGGCATCGCGTTTATTCGTTCGCGTTCTGGATGACCGACAACGAACTCCTTGCGGAGGAACTCTCGGCGCGTACTTTCCATCGTGCCTTTGCCCAGAGTGATGCTCCCACCGATGAGATGATCGACCGCATGCTGCTGACCGAAATTCGCGAATCCATGCCGGTTGGTAGCCTCACACTGAATTGCGCAGCCTCTGAGAAAGTTGAAGGAATCCGCCACAACGTGAAGCGGGTTCACCTCGAGCGCGCAGTGGTTCAGCTACCCGCAACCGAGCGCCTCATCTTCGTCATGCATGACGGCGAAGGCTACTCGCACGAGCGCATCGCTAGCACTATCGGAATCTCTGAACGCGAATCCCAGAACGGCCTCCACCAGGCTCGCCTCCGCATTCGCGAATTGACCTCCCAGATGAAATAGATCTTTCTCTCCTGAAGCAATCAGCCCCTCTGAAAAGAGGGGCTTTTTTATTCAGTAACGTATCGGTGCCCCATCGCCGCCTGTAGTTGGCCAGGGCGGGGTAGTGCTTTCCGGTCTTCGGTTCACCCGATCTTCAATTCTTCGCTTGTTCCTGCTTACCTCATTTTTTCGCAGTAAAATGACTCCAGTTGTTTATGCCGCTGCTTGCAGAGAAGGCCGCCATTCACGAAGCCCGCTGGTGGGAAACCATGCCCGACGGGCGCCTGCACTGTTATCTCTGCCCGCGGCACTGCCACGTCGGTGAAGGCCAATCTGGTTTCTGTTTCATCCGCAAAAACGAAGGTGGCCGCCTGGTTCAACTCGGCTACGGACGCCCCGCCGCCGTCGCGATGGATCCGATTGAGAAGAAGCCCTTGAACCACTTTTTCCCCGGCACCCGAATTCTCTCCATGGGAACTGCCGGGTGCAACATGGGCTGCCAGTTCTGCCAGAACTTCGACATCTCCAAAGCGAAAGCCGATCACGTCCGCTCAACTCACCTCACACCAGTAGAGGTCGCCGAACTCGCCGAACGGTACGGCGCTCCCAGCCTGGCCTTCACCTACAACGAGCCGACCATCTGGGGTGAATACGTCATCGACATCGCTCGCGAAGCGCACGATCGCGGCCTCAATACCGTCATGGTCTCGAACGGCTACATCGAGCGCGAGCCCTTCTTCGAAATCTACGAGCACATTGACGCCGCCAACATCGACCTCAAGGCCTTCACCGAAAAGTTCTACGGCAAGATCACGCTGACCCATCTGCAACCCGTGCTCGATTGCCTCCGCTGGCTTCGCCACGAAACGAATGTCTGGTTCGAGATCACGAACCTTATGATCCCGACCCTGAACGACGATCAGGACGAAACCAAGCAACTCTGCAACTGGGTGCTCGAGAATCTGGGCGACGACGTCCCCCTCCACTTCACCGCCTTCCACCCGGATTTCAAACTTCAGGACCAGCCCCCGACGCCGCCCGCGACTCTACATCGTGCGCGCCGGTTAGCCATGACTATGGGACTGAAGTACGTTTACGAGGGAAACATCTTCTCCGACGGCGGCGATACTATCTGCCCCGGTTGCAAGAAGCGCATTATCCGCCGCTCCTGGCACTCCATCCTCAGCGACGACGTAAAAGAAGGGAAGTGCCGCCACTGCGGCACAGTAATCGCTGGCGTATTCACCGAAGCTCAGGCACTACACCGCCGCACCATCAACCACATTCATAGACAGTAGCGCCGGCGGCAGTCGCGGCGGCATCCTGCCCGTGATTTCCTGAGCCGTGTCCTTCATTTCTCGTGCAATTTGGGAAAGTCCCAGCCACATCAGCTGAGATCCAAAGAACAGCAGAACATAACCAACGACGGATTCCGAGATGGGAATAATAAGGACGAGGTAACTGCAAGAGACGGAATTCGTGGCTTCGCCCTAGCAGCCCTTCTTCATCATCTCTCTCTTCGTCTTAGCCCAGCCTTCTTTATTCACCTGCCGTCCTCGGCCAATCGCCAGCGCGTCTTCCGGAACATCCTCAGTAATACACGAGGCCGCTCCGACGTAAGCCCCGCGCCCAACTGTCACCGGCGCCACAAGCGTGCTGTCGCTCCCAATAAATGCGCCATCGTCGATTGTCGTCTTGTGCTTGTTCACGCCGTCGTAGTTGCAGGTGATCGTCCCCGCCCCAATGTTTACGCCTTCGCCGACTTCGGCATCTCCAAGGTAAGTGAGGTGATTCGCCTTCGAACCCTTCCCCAACCGAACCTTCTTCGTCTCGACAAAGTTCCCAACGTGCGCGTTCTCGCCGACGTGGCTCGCCGGCCGGAGATGCGAATACGGCCCGATAATCGCCCCATTCTCGACCGTAGCCTCATCCATCACGCACCCATTCCGCACCTTGACTCCGTCACCTATTCGCGAATCCTTGATGACCGAGTACGACCGGATCACGCAATCTCCGCCGACCGACGTCGTCCCGAGCAGTTGCACGAACGGCTCAAGCACCGTATCCGGTCCAACCGTCACATCGGAGTCGATCGTACAGGTCTCCGGCCTGAAGATGGTCACGCCCTCGCTCATCAGTTGCTGAGCCTTCTCTGCCCGCAACAGGGCATCCAGCGACGCCAACTCGAACCGCGTATTCACACCCAGCACTTCGTTCGAATCCGTCGCCGGCAGCACCACGACCTTCTTCCGGTCGCGCGAAAACAACTCCGCCATATCCGTCAGGTAGAACTCATGATGCGCGTTGTTCGTCGAGAGCTTATCGATTCGCGCAAACAATTCCGGCACCGAGAACGCATAGATCCCCGAATTGATTTCCCGAATCTTCTTTTGCGACGCCGAAGCCGCCTTCTCCTCCACGATCTCCGCTACTTCATCCGTGGCCCGCGCGCCCTTCTTCCTCCGGATAATTCGCCCGTACCCAAACGGATCCGGCGGAATCGCCGAGAGCAGCGTCATCTCCGCCCTTTGCGCGAGGTGAAAATCTCGCACGCGCGCGATTGTCTCTCTGCGAATCAGCGGCACATCGCCCGAAAGCACCAGCACATGATCGTATCCGCGCAGCGCCTCACGACACTGCATCATCGCGTGCCCCGTCCCTCGCTGCTCTCGCTGCTCGACAAAACCCGTGCCGTACGACGCCACCGCCTCGCGAACCCGATCCGCTTCGTGTCCGATGATGCAGTAAATGTCCCTCACTGGCACCGCTGCCGCCGCCGCGCGAATAACATGCGCCAGCAGCGGCATCCCGCCAATCCGGTGCAGCACTTTCGGATGTTTGGATTTGAGTCGGGTGCCTTTACCCGCCGCCATGATGGCGACAGCGAAACGCGGTTGTTCGGTGGACTTCGCGGAAGTCTTAGCGGTGGGCTGGCTTTTCGGCATCGGCGACCATTGTAACGCGCGCCTCGCGTTCCGCCCTGTTACGCTCGGACAGTAACTGCATCAGGTCGTGCGCGATCCGGTCGGCGTTGTGGCGCGCTATCTCACCCGGGGCCAGGTACAGTCCCAGCACTGGTTCCACTCCAAGCGCATGCACTGCGTCGACATCAACCACGATCGGCTCGGCCCCTTCCGCAGCGTACCGGTCCTGCATTTCCGGCGGAATCGGTGTTTCGTTCAGGAGCGCGTAATCGAAGAATTTGCCACCCGCGTGCCGGAACAATGCCTCGATGTGCTGCGCCGCTGTCATACCCAGGCTCTCATTCGCCTGCGTCATCAGATTCCCGACATACACCTTCAGCGCCTTCGATTTCCGAATCGCCTCCGGAATCCCGTGAACCAGCAGGTTTGGAATCAGGCTCGTGAACAGCGATCCCGGTCCAATCGTGATCAGGTCCGCCGCGGCGATTTCTTCCAGCGTGCTGGGCAGCGGAGCCGCATTCGGCGGCTCCATTTCCAATTTCAGGATCCGGCTTTTGCTGGCCGTAATCCGCGTCTCTCCGCGAACCGTCGTCCCGTCCGCCATCTGCGCCGTCAATTGCACGTCGCTTGTGGTCGAAGGAACGATATTTCCGCGCGTCTTCAGAATCTGCGACGAATCCTTCACCGCTTGCGCAAAATCGCCGCGCAGGTCCGCCAGCGCCGTCAGAAACAGATTCCCAAAATTGTGACCTTCGAGTCCCACCCCGGCCGAGAACCGATACTGGAAAAGATGCGCCATCAGCGCTTCGTCTTCTGCCAGTGCCACCATGCAGTTGCGAATGTCGCCCGGCGGCGGCACGTTCAGTTCCTTGCGCAGACGCCCGCTGGAGCCGCCATCATCTGTGACAGTAACAACCGCGGTGAGATGAGAGATGCAGCTCGGCGGTGGAGCCTCCACCGTTTGTCCCGTTAGAAACACAAGATGTTTCAGGCCGCGAAGAATGGTCGAAAGCCCGGTGCCGCCGCCCAGGCACACCACTCGATAAGCTTCAATTGCCGCCAGCGGTTGTTGCTTTAGGGTCATGCTTGGCCCCATCCCACCACTAGAGCGCCGCTCCCTCGGGATAGAGCAGTTCCGTAAATCGCGGATCGTCAGCGAGGTTTTGGAAATCCGAATCGTTACGCGCCTGGAACCGGTTCGCCGGATTTAACCTTATGGCTTCCGTCAGTCGCTGCAGTGCGTCGGGATAATGCCCCGTCAGGCATTCCAGCACCGAGAACCCATACCACGCGTAATCCAGCTTGGGATCATTCTTGATCACCCGTTCCAGCTGCTCCCGCGCGCCGACATAGTCGCCCATGTTCATTAGCGACACAGCGTAGTCGTACTGTTCGGCGGCATTGCCAAATTTCTGCGACGCCTTCGCAAGTTGCTGGTTGCAGATGTTCAGGTGCAGGCTAGCCCTATCCGAAAGCTCTTTGTTTCCCGCAGCGATCACCTTTTCCAGTAATGGCTTGGCCCTGTCGAACTTCTGCGACTGTAACGCTTTGAGCGCTTGTTCGTAATCCTTCACAACCTGCACAAGTTTTGGATCCTGGCTTGCCTTCATCGGGGGCTGCGGACGCGGTGGGACGGCAAGGATCTCTGGCTTTCTGGCCGCCGACCCCTTCACAGTATGATTCCTGTTCTTCTTTGTTTTACTTGATTTAGCCACTATATGTTTAGGTTTCACTAGAGCTTTTTTCTTCATCGGGCAGCACCCACAGGCGCCACAGTGCGCGGAACCGTCCTGCCTTACAGCCTTCATCTACAAGGAGAGCAGGGCTTGCACCGCTTTATACCGATATTGACACGCTGCGTCAACTGCACCAGCAGTGGTGCAACTCTCATGCTGGCCTACTCTAGTGGCCTTTGTTGGCGACAGGGTCGACCCCTTTTACATTTTCCCCACTCGTTCCGCGGCCTGGATCAGGTCAATCGACTGGAATTCGCCCTTAATGATTCCCGCCCGTATCTCCTTGGCAGTCTTACCCTTCTTCGTTTCGAAGTAAGCGTAATACGCTTCCTTCAGGCAGGTCGCGCAATGCGCCGCATGGTCTGACTCATAGCACGTCCGCAGGCTCTTATGCCCGATCCGGTCGCAATAGCAATAGCAGGGAAGCTGGTACAGCACTCCCGGAATCTTCTGCGCGATGTCGTAAGCCACCTGCTGATACTTCTCCGAATAGGCCTCGCCTGTCCTCTGGGACCTCGGCACGATCGGAGCCAGGTGGGCGCCTTTCGGCGGCGCCCCTATGTGGTACGCCGGAATCTCCGACTGGGCAAGCGCCACGATGGCCAACGAAAGAACCACCAGCACGCTACCAAACGCATGCTTACGCATTATCCTCACCTCGGGCAAGGATTCTATCGCAAAACAACAAACCTCTCCCACAACCCTCGCCCGGGAAGTGCGTCCAATAAGTGTCATTCCGTTGTCGGTGCGGGAGATTACAATAAAGCTAGTGATATCAGGAGACCAACCGAACCAGGAAGCACAGCCGCAACCGCACGTTGCCGCACCTGCGGCACCGGCGCTCAAGCCTCGCAATGGGATGCTGCGCTGGCTGCGCGACGTCATCATCTCCGCTGCAGTTTCCGTCTTCATCATCGTCTTTGTCTACCAGCCAGTTAAAGTCGAAGGCACCAGCATGATGCCCGGCCTCGTCGATCAGGAACGCATCTTCATCAACAAGTTCATCTACCGTTGGGAGCCCATCGAACGCGGCGATGTCGTCGTCTTCCGATACCCGCAGGACCCCAGCAAAAGCTATATCAAGCGAGTTATTGGAACCGCCGGCGACCGCGTCCGCATTGAAGAAGGCCGCGTCTACGTCAACGACCGATTGCTCAACGAGCCTTACGTTCGCCCGTCCTACCGCGACGACCGCAGCTTCCCCGAAATAACCGTCCCCGCCGACTCCTTCTTCGTCCTCGGCGACCACCGCAACATGTCGCAGGACAGCCGCGACTTCGGCTCCATCCCACAGGAATCCGTCTACGGCAAAGCCGTCTTCGTCTACTGGCCCTTCGACAAACTCGGCAAACTGCACTGAAATGGAAGGGCACGACTTCTTTCGTGCTGAATGCGCCCGTGTCAGGGTACGACTTTAGTCGTGCCGCCAAGCGCTTCACCTGCACGCGTTTCACGTTGTGAATAGTTTTGAAGGGGCACGCCTTCAGGCGTGCCGTTAAGCTGCCCCATTGATCGGGGCTTTAGCCCCTGAGGGGAGCTCTCGGGTCAATGACATCTACGTTGGAAACCCCGGTGCCCAGTTGGATAGATTATGATATGGTCGCCATCTCATAAACAATCGTCCCAGTACCCGCTTTTCCGCCCAATCCTTTCGACATCTGCCAACATTCCTGTACTATTTCGCCAAACGAACCGGGAGGCTCTATGCGTCGCATCATCTTGGCAGTCATGCTGTGCGGTTTCGCAGGCTCCACCCTCGCGCAGTCCGACTCCGTCAAACAAGCGCTCCTCAAAGCAGACCGCGACTTCAACCAGGCCACGCAGGAGCACCGTCTCGACGGCTGGATGCAGTACATGGACGAGAACGGCGTCGTTCAGCGGGACAAGCCTGTCGTCGGCACGGAAGCCGTTCGCGCCGCCTTGAAAGATCAGTGGGCCGATCCCAACTTCCACCTCGCTTGGAATCCTGACGAAGCCTACGCCATGCCCGGCAACCGCATGGGCTACACCCGCGGCCACTGGACCCTCACCACCAAAGACAAGGAAGGGAAGTCCCTCAAGATGACCGGCCAGTACCTGACCATCTGGCGCCAGAACAAAGAAGGCGATTGGAAGATCATCTGGGACGGTGGCTCCGCCGATCCACCAAAACAATGAAGTTCAAGGCACAAGCTTCAAGGCACAAGAAAAGAAAACTCTCGTGCCCCACCCTTATCGCGAAGCGATAGGGTGGGGTTTTTCTGGTACCTTGCACCTTGTACCTTGCACCTTCCGCCCCCAAAACAAAATCGGCGACCTCTCGGCCGCCGACTCCATCTCAAAGCCCCTCTTTAGATAAACATCTCGTCCTGCGGTACCGCGTCGCGCTGACGCCGCACCTTGCGTCCGCCAACGTACTCGCCGACTCCCGCCAGCAGTCCCGTCACCACCGCCGACATTTGCCGAACCGGTGACAGCACCACGTGGTGCACGGCTTCCGCCGTCTCTTCCACGCGATCCATCGACCGGCTGACGATTTCGTCGGCGCGTATCACCTGCAACCGCGTGCGGTCCACGATATCGTTCAGCGTGACGTTGATACGTTCCGATTGCTCGCGCACCGTCGTCGACGTGGCATGCAGGTTGTCGATGATGGTCGTGACCTTCGGCCGATACTCGACGATCATCTCGTTCGCCTGCGTCAGAACCGGGATGGCTTTTTCCTCGACCTGTTTCGCCAGCGCTTCCACTTTTGCCGACGTTTTCTTCGTCGAGAAGTACAACGCCGCGAGGATCAGCATTTGCAGCACCACCGCGACCGCGGTGACGATAATGAATGCCGTTATCAGTGATTCGTTCATGGTGTCTCGTTGTTCGGTGCCCCACATCTGCCGTAGTGAGCAGATGTGGGTTTAGATGTGGGCCTTTTTCACGACTATACCTTTTCCGGCTCTGCCTTAGCCTCGCGATATGCCTGGCGTCCGGCTTCCACCGCGTTGCGAATCTGTTCCTTCTGCGTGGTCACAACTTCCTTGCCGCGATCCACCCACTGGTTCGCCTGGGTCTTGTACTGCTTCGCGCGGTCCTTCACATAATCGGAGCTTTCCTGGGCATAACGAGCGATGTCGTCGCGCGTCTCCTTGCCCGCCTTCGGAGCATACAGAACTCCCACCGCTGCGCCGATGCCGAGCCCCGCCAGAAACCACAGAATTCCACTGCCGCTGTCGTCAGCCATAAAGACCTCCTGAATGTATTCCAAGCATCCGATGGTAGCACCGGAACTCAGGCCGGGCAATTGGAACCCAGAGCTCTCACAGCCGAGAGTACAAGTACGAAAATCAACAGCTCAGTCGTCTCGCGAAAGTTCGCGGTACGTGGTGCTCCAGCTTCACGCGCCGCAGTTGCGCGTTAACCTGGGTCTTTTCGCCTTTGCTATTTGCTAATGCCTAATTGCTTCTTCAAAACCGCCATCTGTCCCGCGTGATACAGCCCATGCTGCGCCGCCCCGTGCAGCATGACCGCGTACGAGTAATCTTTCGAAGGCACCTGTTCGTTGAGTTTTGCGGAAGGGAACTCTTCAATCGCCTTTGCCAGCCTGTGTGCCGACTCAACCATCGCATCCCTCGTCTGTTTCCACCGACTCTCGCTCAGATCGTCCGGCAATGGTGGCCAGTCATCACTCCCTGTCAAATTGTGATCCCCAAGAACCTCGCCCGCCATCCGTCGCCGCACAATGTCGAACCACGCCATCACGTGCAGCGTCAGCTCCCAAATCGAATGCACGCCATCCTTCTTCGCCCGCGCCGCCTCGGCATCAACGTCCCGCAAAATCTCTCCCAGAGCCGGCCCATGCCACGCATCCCCATCGCACGCCCGCCTCACCGTATCCGCAAGATGCTGCGATTCCGTCATCGAAACATTTCCCTTCTATTGTCTCTTGAAACTGAAAAAATATTGCTCGCCGCAACCGTCGGCCTGGTACCCAGCACCCGGGATCCGCCTTTACGGCTTCCTGGTTGGCCGCACAATAATCTCGCTCACAAACGACTCCGGCGCCTGCGTCACCAGCAACTCCACGATTCTTGAGATATCTCCAGGCCTCAGCATCTTCTCCGGATCCTTGCCCGCATAGTGCGACCACCCCGTATCCGTCGACCCCGGACATATCAGCGAAACCCGAATGTTGTAATTCCTCAACTCCTCGGCGATCGAATACGACAGCCCGTTCAGCCCCCACTTCGACGCCGCGTACGCCGCCCCTTTGGGCAGCGGGTTCTTCGACGCAATGCTCGAAATATTGATGATGTGCCCGTACTGCGCCCGGATCATCAGCGGCGCAAACGCCTTCACGCAATAGAATGCGCCGCGCAGGTTGGTATTCATCACGTCTTCCCAATCCTGCAAATCCATCTCGTGCAGCGGCTGCCCGAAGCACCCAATCCCGGCGCTATGCACCAGGATGTCGCACCGCCGGCTCTCCTTATTCACGAACTCCGCCAGCTCTTCAACATCTCGCCACTTGCAGACGTCCGCCTGATACCCCACGCAGTTGCCGCCCGCCATCCGAATCTTATTGGCCGCCGCGTCCACCGCCTTCTGCGAGCGGCCCGCGAGGTAAACCATCGCTCCCAACTCCGCCAGCCTCTGCGCAATCGCCGCCCCAATCCCGCGACTGCCGCCTGTCACCACCGCCACCTGATCTCGAAGAACCGCCTGGGTTCCACCGGCCATTCGTTCTCCTTCTTACTGACTTATTGAACCGTCATCCTGAGCGAGGGAGGACTCCCGCGCGTTTTGTCCAGCGCCGGAAACCGGAGTCGAAGGACCTGAATCGGCTCTTCCTCCAGCAACTACTCTTTGGATGCACACCCACACCGCGACCGCGCTCTCCCAACGGCCAGCCAGTATATTCGGGAACTCTCAGAACGCAAACAGGGGGCTCGAAGATCGCCCTCACCCTACCGGCTGCGAGAAGTGCTCGTGAAAAATCCTCAACCTTCCATCCGGATCCAGCGCGAAAACCTGGGTCGCGCGCCCATCCCGGATGTCTTCTTCCACCGTCTTCCCCAGCGCATCAGTCCGGCTCGCATGAAACCGGAACATGTACGCCGCAATCGCCGCCGACTCCCCAAGCAGCACAACCTCGATTCCTTCGACCTTGGCCTCAATCCTTCCGCCGCCGCCAAAATACTCACGCTGGCGCCTGATCGCCGCCATCCGTCCCGGCTCCGACCGCTTTGACGTCGAACTGAACCCAACCGACTCGTGGGCGTAAAACTCGCTGAGCGTCGCCGCATCTTTATCCGTAAACGCCTTCCAGTACCGCGTAATCTCGGCCTTAACCTGCTCGGGTGAGAGACTCATACAGGCAGAATGCCACGCCAGCAAGGTCCGGTTCAAGAACGGTGTCCCGCAGCTGCGCGTTCAACCTCCCTCCTTTTCCACACCCAGAGACGTTGAACGTACTCACATTCGGCGCTATCGTCGACTCCTCACCTCAGACCAATCGTCGATCTTTCACATCTGCCAATTCCGCGCCACTACCAGGGAGACGTTATGACCTTGAAAAAGACCAGCGGCAACGTAGCCGTCGCATCGTCGGTTATGAGCGGCCCAGACACCTCCAACGCGATCGACCAGCAAATCCACGATTTCCGTCACCGCATCGCCCAGCGAGCTTTCGACCTCTGCTCCCAGCGCGGCTGGATCCACGGCCACGACCTCGAGGACTGGTTGAGAGCCGAAGCCGAAATCCTCACACCTGCCGCCGTCGAGATCGTCGACAACGGCGAAGAATATAACGCCGAAGTCGAAGTCCCCGGCTTCCGCGAGCAGGACCTGGACATCCTCTGCGACACCAACCGGATCCTGATCCGCGGCAACACCGAAAAGAGCAGCCGCCAGAAAGACCAGAACGGCCGCGTGCTCTACTCCGATCGCCAGTCGAACATGATTTTCCGGGTCATCGAATTACCGCAGGAAGTCAAACCGGAAGACTGCGAGGCTGTCGTGCG is a genomic window containing:
- a CDS encoding DUF4440 domain-containing protein → MSLSPEQVKAEITRYWKAFTDKDAATLSEFYAHESVGFSSTSKRSEPGRMAAIRRQREYFGGGGRIEAKVEGIEVVLLGESAAIAAYMFRFHASRTDALGKTVEEDIRDGRATQVFALDPDGRLRIFHEHFSQPVG
- a CDS encoding Hsp20 family protein — encoded protein: MTLKKTSGNVAVASSVMSGPDTSNAIDQQIHDFRHRIAQRAFDLCSQRGWIHGHDLEDWLRAEAEILTPAAVEIVDNGEEYNAEVEVPGFREQDLDILCDTNRILIRGNTEKSSRQKDQNGRVLYSDRQSNMIFRVIELPQEVKPEDCEAVVRDGVLNLILPKARASKPMKVQVRAA